In the genome of Ancylomarina subtilis, one region contains:
- a CDS encoding diphosphate--fructose-6-phosphate 1-phosphotransferase, with protein sequence MIKSPLQKARSQYIPKLPQSLEESVSLITGEASESVADQKAIKDMFPHTYGLPLVTFAPGEFSENQILNVGVVLSGGQAPGGHNVISGLFDALKKLNKKNQLYGFIGGPDGLLNNSFIELDEDIVDEYRNTGGFDIIGSGRTKIEDEASYDLVIGNCLKNDINALVIVGGDDSNTNACVLAEYFKEKNVGIQVIGCPKTIDGDLKNDFIETSFGFDTACKVYSELIGNIQRDANSAKKYWHFIKLMGRSASHISLECALKTQPNIAIISEEIEKYKLTLNKIVGQIAEIVKKRANKGENFGTVLIPEGLVEFMPSIKKLIAELNDILASKPEYYLLKTNQEKRALITEALSEESAKVYSSLPDSFAKQLTFDRDPHGNVQVSKIETEKLLIDMVTDRLAKDQSFQGKFNAQNHFFGYEGRCAAPSNFDADYCYSLGYTAALLINAGKTGYMAFIKNTAQSSENWIAGGVPITMMMNLERRNGYVKPVIQKALVDLKGNPFLVFRSKRKEWASNTSYIYPGPIQYFGPGEVCDAPSETLLLEKESLLQEEPVTV encoded by the coding sequence ATGATTAAGAGTCCACTTCAAAAGGCAAGATCCCAATACATTCCCAAATTACCCCAATCATTAGAAGAAAGTGTAAGCCTGATTACAGGTGAAGCGAGCGAATCAGTAGCTGACCAGAAAGCTATAAAAGACATGTTTCCCCATACTTACGGATTGCCCTTAGTAACTTTTGCACCAGGTGAATTTTCCGAAAATCAAATTTTAAATGTGGGTGTTGTGCTTTCAGGAGGACAAGCTCCGGGTGGGCATAATGTCATTTCGGGACTTTTTGATGCGCTCAAAAAATTAAATAAGAAAAACCAATTGTATGGTTTTATTGGTGGCCCTGATGGTTTACTAAATAATTCGTTTATCGAACTCGATGAAGATATTGTTGATGAATACAGAAATACGGGTGGATTTGATATTATTGGTTCTGGCAGAACAAAGATTGAGGATGAAGCGTCTTATGATTTGGTAATTGGCAATTGTTTGAAAAATGATATCAATGCACTTGTAATTGTTGGTGGAGATGATTCAAATACCAACGCTTGTGTGCTTGCAGAATATTTCAAAGAGAAAAATGTTGGCATTCAGGTTATCGGTTGTCCCAAAACCATCGATGGTGATTTAAAAAATGATTTTATCGAAACATCGTTTGGTTTCGATACAGCTTGCAAGGTCTATAGTGAGTTGATTGGAAATATTCAGAGAGATGCAAACTCGGCAAAAAAATATTGGCATTTTATTAAATTAATGGGCCGTTCGGCTTCACATATCAGTTTGGAATGTGCGCTTAAAACCCAGCCCAATATTGCGATTATCTCAGAAGAAATTGAAAAATATAAGCTGACCCTAAATAAGATTGTAGGTCAAATTGCAGAGATTGTCAAGAAGAGAGCGAATAAAGGGGAAAACTTTGGAACGGTTCTTATTCCAGAAGGGCTGGTTGAGTTTATGCCTTCAATCAAAAAATTGATTGCCGAATTAAACGATATTCTGGCCTCAAAACCTGAATACTATCTTCTTAAAACCAATCAGGAAAAAAGAGCTTTAATAACAGAAGCTTTAAGCGAAGAATCGGCCAAGGTCTATTCCAGTTTGCCTGATTCTTTTGCCAAACAACTGACGTTTGACAGAGATCCACATGGAAACGTACAGGTTTCTAAAATTGAAACAGAGAAGTTGCTGATTGATATGGTAACGGATCGTTTGGCCAAGGATCAATCCTTTCAAGGAAAATTCAATGCGCAAAATCATTTCTTCGGTTACGAAGGGCGTTGTGCTGCTCCCTCTAATTTTGATGCAGATTATTGTTATTCTCTAGGCTATACGGCGGCATTATTGATTAATGCAGGCAAAACGGGGTATATGGCTTTTATTAAAAATACGGCTCAAAGTTCAGAGAACTGGATTGCTGGTGGTGTGCCTATTACTATGATGATGAATTTGGAAAGGAGAAATGGCTATGTGAAACCCGTTATACAAAAAGCCTTGGTTGATTTAAAAGGGAATCCATTTCTCGTGTTCCGATCTAAGCGTAAAGAGTGGGCAAGCAATACGTCATACATCTATCCGGGACCGATTCAATACTTTGGACCAGGCGAGGTTTGTGATGCCCCATCAGAAACCCTTTTGCTCGAAAAAGAATCGCTTTTACAGGAAGAACCTGTTACGGTATAG
- the rimM gene encoding ribosome maturation factor RimM (Essential for efficient processing of 16S rRNA), whose protein sequence is MFKKEDCFFVGSFIKTHGVKGELVAKKSGDLLEKYKLESVLVDIDGGLVPFFITPNGLTPRNHATVRILLEDMENEAKATRFIGCDIYVPFKDAPDYFEDKDEIEASALIGFTYIDEERGEIGTIEDIQDFSGNIVLVLELNGQEVMIPFADENFVEIDEDDKSITMITPEGLIDLYLED, encoded by the coding sequence ATGTTTAAGAAGGAAGATTGTTTTTTTGTGGGGAGTTTTATCAAAACTCATGGAGTAAAAGGTGAACTTGTAGCAAAAAAATCTGGCGATCTTCTCGAAAAATATAAATTGGAATCAGTCCTTGTCGATATAGACGGAGGACTGGTTCCTTTTTTCATTACCCCCAACGGTTTAACCCCAAGAAACCATGCCACAGTTCGTATTCTTCTCGAGGATATGGAGAACGAGGCAAAAGCAACCCGTTTCATTGGTTGCGATATTTATGTCCCTTTTAAGGATGCTCCCGATTATTTCGAAGATAAGGATGAGATTGAAGCAAGTGCTTTAATTGGCTTTACTTATATCGATGAGGAAAGAGGTGAAATTGGAACTATTGAAGATATCCAAGACTTTTCCGGTAATATTGTTTTGGTACTGGAATTAAATGGACAGGAAGTGATGATTCCTTTTGCTGATGAAAATTTCGTCGAGATTGATGAAGATGATAAATCCATTACAATGATTACGCCTGAAGGATTGATCGATCTATACCTTGAAGATTAA
- the typA gene encoding translational GTPase TypA — MRKLRNIAIIAHVDHGKTTLVDKMIMHSDIFRKNETPGELILDNNDLERERGITILSKNVSLEYKGVKINIIDTPGHSDFGGEVERVLNMADGVLLLVDAFEGTMPQTRFVLQKALNLGLKPVVVVNKVDKPNCRPEEVQEQVFDLMFNLEANEEQLDFPTIYGSAKQGWMSTDWQKPTTDITAILDAVIEFIPEPKTIEGTPQMLITSLDYSAYVGRIAVGRLHRGELREGMDVTLVKPDGSIKKQRIKELHVFTGLGKERVQSVASGELCALVGIDGFDIGDSICDVENPEPLKPIAIDEPTMSMLFTINNSPFYGQDGKYVTSRHLIDRLNKELEKNLALRVEATDSADSYIVFGRGVLHLSVLIETMRREGYEIQVGQPQVIIKNIDGEKCEPIEILYIDLPEDVSGKAIEIVTQRKGEMLTMERKADRIHLEFQIPSRGIIGLRNQMLTATAGEAVISHRFHEYQPHKGVIPGRINGSLIAMETGLTFAYALNKLQDRGTFFVAPTTEIYEGQVIGENNRAGDLVINVTKTKKLTNMRTSGTDDKVRLAPPVIHSLEEALEYIQGDEYVEVTPNNIRLRKIMLKETDRKRAGKA, encoded by the coding sequence ATGAGAAAACTAAGAAACATTGCCATTATCGCCCACGTAGACCATGGGAAAACAACATTGGTTGATAAAATGATAATGCACAGCGACATTTTCAGAAAGAATGAAACTCCGGGTGAGTTGATTCTAGACAACAACGATTTGGAGCGTGAACGAGGCATTACAATTCTATCGAAAAACGTTTCTTTAGAATATAAAGGTGTTAAAATTAATATTATTGACACACCAGGTCACTCCGACTTTGGTGGTGAAGTAGAGCGTGTATTGAACATGGCTGATGGGGTTTTGCTTTTAGTAGATGCCTTTGAAGGAACCATGCCTCAAACTCGTTTTGTATTGCAGAAAGCATTGAACTTAGGTTTAAAGCCAGTTGTTGTTGTCAATAAGGTTGACAAACCTAACTGTCGTCCTGAAGAGGTTCAAGAGCAAGTTTTTGACTTGATGTTCAACCTTGAGGCAAATGAAGAACAACTAGACTTTCCAACCATTTATGGTTCGGCAAAACAAGGCTGGATGTCTACCGACTGGCAAAAGCCAACGACTGACATTACGGCTATTCTTGATGCAGTTATCGAATTTATTCCTGAGCCTAAGACTATCGAGGGTACACCTCAGATGTTGATTACATCTCTTGATTATTCTGCTTATGTAGGTCGTATTGCTGTAGGTCGTCTTCACCGTGGTGAACTTCGCGAAGGTATGGATGTGACTTTGGTTAAACCTGATGGCAGCATTAAGAAACAACGAATTAAAGAACTACACGTCTTTACCGGTCTTGGAAAAGAACGAGTACAATCAGTCGCTTCAGGCGAGCTTTGTGCTTTGGTTGGTATCGATGGTTTTGATATTGGAGATTCAATTTGTGATGTCGAGAATCCTGAGCCTTTAAAGCCAATTGCAATTGACGAGCCAACAATGAGTATGTTGTTTACCATCAATAATTCTCCATTTTACGGACAAGATGGTAAATATGTTACTTCTCGTCACTTAATTGATCGATTGAATAAGGAGCTGGAAAAAAATCTTGCTCTTAGAGTTGAAGCAACTGATTCAGCTGATTCATACATCGTATTCGGACGTGGTGTGCTTCATTTATCTGTACTGATTGAAACCATGCGTCGCGAAGGTTATGAAATTCAGGTTGGTCAGCCACAAGTTATCATCAAAAATATTGATGGTGAAAAATGTGAACCAATCGAGATTCTATATATCGACCTTCCGGAAGATGTTTCAGGAAAAGCAATCGAGATTGTAACTCAGCGTAAAGGTGAAATGTTGACTATGGAACGTAAGGCTGATCGTATTCACCTTGAATTCCAGATTCCATCACGTGGTATCATTGGTTTAAGAAACCAAATGCTGACTGCAACTGCCGGAGAAGCTGTAATTTCACACCGTTTCCATGAGTATCAACCACATAAAGGTGTTATTCCAGGACGTATTAATGGTTCATTAATCGCTATGGAAACCGGACTTACTTTTGCTTATGCTTTAAATAAACTTCAGGATAGAGGAACATTCTTTGTTGCTCCAACAACTGAGATTTACGAAGGACAGGTTATTGGTGAAAACAACCGTGCTGGTGACTTGGTAATCAATGTGACCAAAACTAAGAAATTAACCAACATGCGTACTTCAGGTACTGATGATAAGGTAAGACTAGCTCCTCCAGTTATTCACTCACTTGAAGAAGCTTTGGAATATATCCAAGGGGATGAGTATGTTGAGGTAACGCCAAATAATATCCGTTTAAGAAAAATCATGCTTAAAGAAACTGATCGTAAAAGAGCAGGGAAAGCGTAA
- a CDS encoding OmpW family outer membrane protein, whose translation MKILLLAFLTLLLTSSISAQYYNKEDRFIVGLNGGVVKPLGDFADESKPGMDLNLNAKMLLNPRIGVGFSLGFMNFGQNDDLWAGDTRVKNDVKYQIIPIVFTGTYFIQAYDLDFRPYASIGFGYFLYRNHVESTPTNTYTPIRSEYSVSTSKLGLMPSVGFMYNISKTLAVDVNLKYTYIPNFEEKLEKKKSKPAVDPDIELTDLQKYRYLGFDKITSASLTVGLYYRF comes from the coding sequence ATGAAAATTCTGCTTTTAGCTTTCCTCACACTACTATTAACTTCTTCAATTTCTGCCCAATATTACAATAAAGAAGATCGATTTATTGTTGGCTTAAATGGGGGAGTGGTGAAACCTTTAGGAGATTTTGCCGATGAAAGCAAACCAGGAATGGATTTGAATTTAAATGCGAAGATGCTTCTGAATCCCAGAATTGGTGTTGGTTTCTCCTTAGGTTTTATGAATTTTGGACAGAATGATGACCTTTGGGCAGGTGATACACGAGTAAAGAATGATGTCAAGTATCAGATAATACCTATCGTCTTTACAGGCACATATTTTATTCAGGCATACGATTTAGATTTCAGACCCTATGCATCAATTGGTTTTGGTTATTTTCTCTATCGAAATCATGTTGAGTCTACTCCAACCAACACGTATACGCCTATAAGATCTGAATATTCTGTATCAACAAGTAAACTTGGCTTAATGCCTAGCGTGGGTTTCATGTACAATATAAGCAAGACATTGGCTGTGGATGTCAACCTGAAGTATACTTATATTCCAAATTTTGAAGAAAAGCTAGAGAAAAAGAAAAGTAAACCTGCTGTCGATCCGGATATTGAGTTGACAGATCTCCAAAAATACAGATATCTGGGATTTGATAAAATTACCTCCGCTTCACTCACCGTAGGCTTGTACTATCGCTTTTAG
- a CDS encoding CPBP family intramembrane glutamic endopeptidase encodes MLKGRFTQLSNFNQILLSLSLVVGTSFILLFVGSLLCYLFFGLNIMTDTAAFDINGTHPNIPALKFYQAIYSTGMFILPPFIIAYLLSSNVRAYLQINQLPRFSTFFQAFLLVLVSLPLINMMGELNSHIHFPDFLKDLEQWMRQSEEKAALVTEKFLYMNNIGDLLLNLVLIAVIPALGEELLFRGVLQKQLSKWTGSVHWGIFISAVCFSALHMQFFGFFPRLFLGMLFGYLLVWTGSLWVPILAHLVNNGLAVSASYFIDKGQLPEKADSIGSSDLMWETSIISLILFSILTYHLFKTRKRQIES; translated from the coding sequence ATGCTAAAGGGACGATTCACTCAATTATCGAATTTCAATCAAATTCTGTTAAGCCTTAGTCTGGTTGTTGGTACAAGCTTCATTCTTCTTTTTGTAGGGTCTCTGCTATGTTACCTATTTTTTGGTCTCAATATTATGACTGATACTGCAGCATTCGATATTAATGGAACCCATCCTAATATCCCTGCCCTAAAATTCTATCAGGCCATCTATTCAACGGGGATGTTTATTCTACCCCCTTTTATTATCGCCTATCTGCTTTCCTCAAATGTAAGAGCTTATCTTCAAATCAATCAACTGCCCAGGTTTTCCACCTTTTTTCAGGCATTTTTACTCGTACTTGTTTCTCTTCCCCTAATCAATATGATGGGCGAACTGAATTCGCATATCCATTTTCCTGATTTCTTAAAGGATCTTGAGCAATGGATGCGTCAGTCCGAAGAAAAGGCCGCTTTAGTCACAGAGAAATTCTTATACATGAACAATATTGGCGATTTGCTCCTCAATCTTGTTCTTATAGCTGTAATTCCAGCACTGGGTGAAGAACTCCTTTTTAGAGGGGTTTTACAGAAGCAACTCTCCAAATGGACAGGAAGTGTTCATTGGGGGATTTTTATTTCAGCCGTCTGTTTTTCTGCACTGCACATGCAGTTTTTCGGATTCTTTCCCCGACTTTTCCTAGGTATGCTCTTTGGCTATCTTTTGGTTTGGACAGGCTCATTGTGGGTCCCCATTCTTGCCCATCTAGTCAATAATGGCTTAGCGGTTTCTGCCAGCTACTTTATCGATAAAGGACAATTACCTGAAAAAGCCGATAGCATTGGTTCTTCTGATCTCATGTGGGAAACAAGTATCATCTCCCTCATCCTATTCTCAATTTTAACCTACCACTTATTCAAAACTCGAAAAAGGCAAATCGAGAGTTGA
- a CDS encoding TonB-dependent receptor, giving the protein MKKAMRSILSMAALMMLSVAAIAQTTVKGVVVDGSTNETLPGASVVIPGTATGTVTGFDGAFVLEVPNGTKTILVSFVGFLDKELTLNGTQDFGTIKLESDAVGLNEVSVMASIVTDRQTPVAVSTISAELIENKLGAQEYPEILKTTPSIFTSKEGGGFGDATVYVRGFDSNNVGVLINGIPVNDMENGKVYWSNWAGLSDVSRTMQVQRGLGASKLGLSSVGGTINILTKSTDAEKGGVVKTGVGNAGYRKQLFSVSTGLMDNGWAVTLLGSHTYGNGYVRGTDFDAWSYYANVSKKINEKHTMSFMITGAPQWHNQRGNKHTIQQYRENKHEEKYNSDYGIREGKIYGGGYGYNYYHKPQAQLNHYWNINDETLLTTSLYGSIGSGGGRRISGAMGSKWLGVNNKTGEDDPEIMRTGDGLLDFDGVAERNATYTAEGSQAIVGNSVNNHSWYGLLSSLSTTKDQITYTGGLDLRYYKGEHYREVEDLLGGAFFLDNSDMNREEDEWLKKGDKYSYYNDGKVLYTGLFGQAEYAGDNVTGFVSAAFSRKSYKRVDYFQYKPGNQETDWQHFFPWNVKAGVSYKFNSIHSVFGNAGYVQRTPYFSNVFLNYKNDINEDVKYEKIITSEIGYKYDAPNFNAKVTLYRTQWKDRGLVQSLGQEKVNLSGLNQLHQGIEFEAEYKPSKKLSVNLMFSLGDWTYEDDVYAAKYDEDTNELLGEFSALIKDVHVGNSAQMTGSASISYEVLPKLRLSADYLYYGKHYADFDASKRGADSVLGDAWEMPDVGLVDLGFNYRFDIAGLKASVYGNMNNVFDTEYISKAQDGTNHISNDALVYYGFGRTWSAGLKVKF; this is encoded by the coding sequence ATGAAAAAAGCGATGAGAAGTATTTTGTCAATGGCAGCACTGATGATGTTGTCTGTTGCAGCTATTGCTCAAACCACTGTGAAAGGAGTGGTTGTAGATGGGAGTACCAATGAAACTTTACCTGGTGCTTCTGTTGTTATTCCTGGTACAGCAACAGGAACAGTTACGGGTTTTGATGGCGCCTTTGTTTTGGAGGTACCTAATGGAACTAAAACAATTTTAGTAAGTTTTGTGGGCTTCCTTGATAAGGAACTGACATTGAACGGAACACAAGATTTTGGTACAATTAAACTTGAATCAGATGCTGTTGGTCTTAATGAAGTAAGCGTAATGGCTTCTATTGTTACTGACCGTCAGACACCAGTAGCTGTTTCAACAATTAGTGCTGAATTAATTGAAAATAAGTTGGGGGCTCAGGAATATCCTGAAATCTTAAAAACCACACCATCAATCTTTACTTCGAAAGAAGGTGGAGGATTTGGTGATGCAACAGTTTATGTTCGTGGTTTTGACTCAAACAACGTTGGGGTATTGATTAACGGTATTCCTGTTAACGATATGGAAAACGGTAAGGTTTATTGGTCAAACTGGGCTGGTCTTTCCGACGTATCCAGAACCATGCAGGTTCAGCGTGGTTTAGGAGCATCTAAGCTTGGTCTTTCATCTGTTGGAGGTACAATTAATATCCTTACAAAATCAACTGATGCAGAAAAAGGTGGTGTTGTAAAAACAGGTGTTGGTAATGCTGGTTATAGAAAACAATTATTTTCAGTATCGACTGGCTTAATGGATAACGGTTGGGCAGTTACATTATTAGGTTCACATACTTATGGGAATGGTTATGTAAGAGGTACTGACTTTGATGCTTGGTCATACTATGCAAATGTTTCTAAAAAAATCAATGAAAAACACACCATGTCTTTCATGATTACAGGTGCACCACAATGGCATAACCAAAGAGGAAATAAACACACAATCCAGCAGTATCGCGAAAATAAGCATGAGGAGAAATATAACTCTGATTATGGTATTCGTGAAGGAAAGATATATGGAGGTGGATATGGTTATAATTACTACCATAAACCACAAGCACAGTTGAATCACTATTGGAACATCAACGATGAAACCTTATTAACTACATCTCTTTATGGGTCTATAGGATCAGGTGGTGGACGTCGAATTTCCGGTGCTATGGGATCTAAGTGGTTAGGCGTAAACAATAAGACTGGAGAAGATGATCCTGAGATTATGAGAACAGGTGATGGCTTATTAGATTTTGATGGTGTAGCTGAAAGAAATGCAACTTATACTGCTGAAGGTTCACAAGCTATTGTTGGTAATTCAGTTAATAATCACTCTTGGTATGGTTTGTTATCTTCATTGTCAACAACTAAAGACCAGATTACTTATACTGGTGGGTTAGACTTAAGATATTATAAAGGTGAGCACTATAGAGAAGTTGAAGATCTATTAGGTGGTGCTTTTTTCCTTGATAATTCAGATATGAACCGTGAAGAAGATGAATGGCTGAAAAAAGGAGACAAGTACTCTTACTATAATGATGGTAAGGTATTATATACTGGGTTATTCGGTCAGGCTGAATATGCTGGTGATAATGTTACTGGTTTTGTTTCTGCAGCTTTCTCAAGAAAATCGTATAAGCGTGTAGATTATTTCCAGTATAAGCCAGGAAATCAGGAGACAGACTGGCAACACTTCTTCCCTTGGAATGTAAAAGCAGGTGTTAGCTATAAATTCAATTCTATTCATTCTGTATTTGGTAACGCTGGTTACGTTCAGAGAACACCATATTTTTCTAATGTGTTCTTGAATTACAAAAATGATATAAATGAGGATGTGAAGTATGAAAAGATCATAACTTCTGAAATTGGCTATAAGTATGACGCTCCAAACTTTAATGCTAAGGTGACTCTTTATAGAACTCAATGGAAAGATAGAGGTTTAGTTCAGTCATTAGGACAAGAAAAGGTTAACCTAAGTGGTTTAAATCAATTACACCAAGGAATTGAATTTGAAGCAGAGTATAAACCATCTAAAAAATTGAGTGTTAATTTAATGTTCTCTCTTGGAGATTGGACCTATGAGGATGATGTGTATGCAGCTAAATATGATGAAGATACTAACGAACTTCTTGGAGAGTTTAGTGCTTTAATTAAGGATGTTCATGTTGGTAATTCAGCACAAATGACAGGTTCAGCTTCTATTAGTTATGAAGTATTGCCAAAGTTAAGATTAAGTGCTGACTATCTTTATTATGGAAAGCATTATGCAGACTTTGATGCATCTAAGCGTGGTGCAGATTCTGTTCTTGGTGATGCTTGGGAAATGCCGGATGTTGGCCTAGTTGACTTAGGTTTCAACTATAGATTTGATATAGCAGGATTAAAGGCTTCTGTGTATGGAAATATGAATAATGTTTTTGATACAGAGTATATTTCAAAGGCTCAGGATGGTACAAATCATATATCTAATGATGCTTTGGTATACTATGGATTTGGAAGAACGTGGTCAGCAGGTTTAAAAGTTAAGTTTTAA
- a CDS encoding T9SS type A sorting domain-containing protein gives MLRLLLVKKHLFLLLVLLLTSTFYAKADVSVCTSFYDVKSEKGFDSINISTDYLDDFVKKEPGFYPNPVHDIVNLTAQEEVLRVRVISLTGKTLIDIKTKEKTINLSKLSKGMYLINFDMKDGKRIAKKLIKK, from the coding sequence ATGCTGAGACTTTTACTTGTAAAAAAACATCTCTTCTTATTGCTTGTTCTGCTTTTGACATCGACCTTCTATGCAAAAGCAGATGTGTCTGTGTGTACCTCTTTTTACGATGTCAAGAGTGAAAAAGGTTTTGATTCTATAAATATATCGACAGATTATTTGGATGATTTTGTAAAGAAAGAGCCTGGTTTTTACCCTAATCCTGTACATGATATTGTCAACCTCACAGCTCAGGAAGAGGTGCTTAGAGTTAGGGTGATTAGCCTCACAGGTAAAACGCTCATCGATATCAAAACCAAAGAAAAGACCATCAACTTGTCTAAGCTCTCCAAAGGGATGTATCTGATTAATTTTGATATGAAGGATGGTAAGCGAATTGCAAAAAAGTTAATTAAAAAATAG
- the radC gene encoding RadC family protein, with translation MSEYKNLSIKNWALEDRPREKMMYKGSKSLSTAELIAIIIGSGNRKQSAVEVAKMLLSDNQNDLNELAKKSIRDLMKTPGIGSAKAISIIAALELGSRQKSFPSKQKIKITSSMDAYERLQPYVENLNHEEFWVVYLNRGNKILEVKNVSSGGITGTVFDMRLVFKDAILLESTNIILCHNHPSGNLTPSEADKDLTEKTKEAGKLMSIEVLDHLIIADQGYYSFADEGLL, from the coding sequence ATGAGTGAATATAAAAATCTCAGCATAAAAAATTGGGCTCTTGAAGATCGTCCACGAGAGAAGATGATGTATAAAGGCTCAAAGAGCCTCTCTACGGCCGAATTGATAGCCATTATTATTGGGAGTGGTAACAGAAAACAATCCGCCGTAGAAGTGGCTAAAATGCTCCTGTCCGATAATCAGAATGACTTAAACGAATTGGCGAAAAAATCGATCCGAGATTTAATGAAAACGCCTGGAATCGGATCAGCCAAGGCCATCAGTATTATTGCTGCTCTTGAATTAGGAAGTCGACAAAAGTCATTCCCATCGAAACAAAAAATAAAAATCACCAGCAGCATGGATGCCTATGAAAGGCTGCAACCCTATGTCGAAAATCTGAACCATGAGGAATTCTGGGTGGTCTATCTCAACCGAGGCAATAAAATACTGGAGGTGAAAAATGTCTCGTCTGGTGGAATAACTGGAACTGTATTCGATATGCGACTAGTTTTTAAGGATGCCATTCTACTGGAGTCTACCAATATCATTTTGTGTCACAACCATCCTTCAGGAAATCTAACACCATCCGAAGCAGATAAAGATTTAACCGAAAAAACTAAGGAAGCTGGTAAATTAATGAGTATTGAGGTACTCGATCACCTGATTATTGCCGATCAAGGCTATTACAGTTTTGCAGATGAAGGACTTCTTTAA
- a CDS encoding 30S ribosomal protein S16, with the protein MATKIRLARHGRKGRPFYHIVVADSRAPRDGKYIERIGSYNPNTNPATINLDFDKALTWLNNGAQPTDTARAILSYEGVMMKKHLLGGVKKGAFDEAAAEVKFEAWKKEKEAKINAKKEGLSTAAVDSAKARLEAEMKVSADRAEAIAKKAADAAAELAAAEAAKNAPEEAANEEGTESTEA; encoded by the coding sequence ATGGCAACAAAGATTAGATTAGCCCGACATGGTCGCAAAGGTAGACCATTTTACCACATTGTGGTAGCAGATAGCAGAGCGCCACGTGATGGTAAGTACATTGAGCGTATTGGATCTTACAATCCTAATACAAACCCAGCTACCATTAACCTTGACTTTGATAAAGCATTGACTTGGTTAAACAATGGTGCACAACCAACTGACACTGCAAGAGCAATTTTATCTTACGAAGGTGTAATGATGAAAAAGCACTTACTAGGTGGTGTTAAAAAAGGAGCTTTTGACGAAGCTGCTGCTGAAGTAAAATTCGAAGCTTGGAAAAAAGAGAAAGAAGCTAAAATCAACGCTAAGAAAGAAGGTCTTTCTACAGCTGCTGTTGATTCTGCTAAAGCTCGTTTAGAAGCTGAGATGAAAGTTTCTGCTGATAGAGCTGAAGCTATTGCAAAAAAAGCTGCAGATGCTGCTGCTGAATTAGCTGCTGCTGAAGCTGCTAAGAATGCTCCGGAAGAAGCTGCAAATGAAGAAGGAACAGAATCTACTGAAGCTTAA